A stretch of DNA from Streptomyces gobiensis:
CGGCGGAGGTGTCCGCGTGAGTACGAACCTTTCCGCCCTGATCACCAGAGGGCTCAGCAGCAAGAACAGCGGCACCTCAGCGGGCCGCGAGTCCCGCTTCTCCTATCCGGTGATCCTGCTGATCATCGCGGGCGCCCTGATCGCTCTCTCCACCCTCCGGGTCGTCACCGGAGCCACCAGCATCACCGCCTCCACCCAGTACGCGGCCGCCCTCAGCCTCGCGGTGCCGATCGGCCTCGCGGGCCTCGGCGGCCTCTGGGCCGAGCGCGCGGGCATCATCAATATCGGCCTTGAGGGCATGATGATGCTCGGCACCTTCGCCGCAGGCTGGATCGGCTGGCAGCACGGGCCGTGGATGGCCGCACTCGCCGGGGTCCTCGGCGGTGCGCTCGGCGGACTGGTGCACGCCATCGCGACCGTCACCTTCGGCGTCGATCACATCGTCTCCGGTGTAGCGATCAACATCCTGGCGCTGGGCACGGTGCAGTTCCTGGCGAAGCTCTGGTTCGGCGCCGAGGGCAGCGCGGCCTCGGCGGCGGGCGGCAACGACAAACAGTCCCCGCCCATGGAGGACATGCCCACCCTCACCGTTCCCCTCCTCGCCGACTGGCTGGGCCGGATCGAACAGCAGCACTGGTTCTTCGTTTCCGACGCCGCCGGCATCCTGCGCGCGGGGGTGAACGATGTCTCGTGGCTCACGCTGGTAGCCGTGGCCCTCTTCATCGGCACCTTCTACATCCTGTGGCGCTCGCCGTTCGGCCTGCGGCTG
This window harbors:
- a CDS encoding ABC transporter permease — translated: MSTNLSALITRGLSSKNSGTSAGRESRFSYPVILLIIAGALIALSTLRVVTGATSITASTQYAAALSLAVPIGLAGLGGLWAERAGIINIGLEGMMMLGTFAAGWIGWQHGPWMAALAGVLGGALGGLVHAIATVTFGVDHIVSGVAINILALGTVQFLAKLWFGAEGSAASAAGGNDKQSPPMEDMPTLTVPLLADWLGRIEQQHWFFVSDAAGILRAGVNDVSWLTLVAVALFIGTFYILWRSPFGLRLRSCGESPLSAESLGVNVYTYKYYAVVISGAMAGLGGAFLAIGVHFYQDQMTGGRGYIGLATMIFGNWRPGGVALGAGLFGFTDALRLRGGGTTVHALLLLFAVLLIGIALWKLRKGHKRQALINSVIGGLLVVWYVTTETVPRELVAASPYLTTLLVLALFSQRLRVPKAIGKPYRRGQGK